In Microcoleus sp. FACHB-68, the following are encoded in one genomic region:
- a CDS encoding GNAT family protein, translated as MDNMEKDRRLLSGYQVCLKTLEAQDLEYIYKWKNDWELARQIKAYPLPIAISEIQEWLKKNHLDKNQIFLGIYLKDYVSIIGVVRLKYIDWISRNAELGLYIGEDKYRGRGLGKEALKLLLNYAFLEINLHKISLTVLDYNVNAIKLYESCGFTKEGVLREQFWVNGKYENVFLMGLLRNEYNQNILLDE; from the coding sequence ATGGAAAAAGATAGGAGGTTGTTATCAGGTTATCAAGTTTGTCTAAAAACTCTAGAAGCTCAGGATTTAGAATATATTTACAAATGGAAAAATGATTGGGAATTAGCACGGCAGATAAAAGCGTATCCTTTACCTATAGCTATATCTGAAATTCAAGAATGGCTTAAAAAAAACCATTTAGATAAAAATCAGATTTTTCTAGGAATTTATTTAAAAGATTATGTGAGCATAATTGGAGTTGTTAGATTAAAATATATAGATTGGATCAGTAGAAATGCGGAACTCGGTCTTTATATAGGCGAGGACAAATACAGAGGCAGAGGTTTAGGAAAAGAAGCTCTTAAATTACTCCTTAACTATGCTTTTCTGGAAATTAATTTACATAAAATTAGCTTGACAGTTTTAGACTACAATGTAAATGCCATAAAATTATATGAATCTTGTGGATTTACAAAAGAAGGGGTGCTGAGAGAGCAATTTTGGGTAAACGGAAAATATGAAAACGTTTTTTTAATGGGCTTATTAAGAAATGAATATAACCAAAATATATTATTGGATGAATAA
- a CDS encoding DegT/DnrJ/EryC1/StrS family aminotransferase produces MIPLVDLKAQYASIRTDIDAAMQAVLDQTAFIGGEELKQFEAEFAAYCGAKACVGVGNGTDALYLALRCLGIGPGDEVITVAHTFIATAEAISLTGAKPVFVDIREDTMLMNPDALEAAITPRTRAVIVVHLYGQPCEMDRILEIARHHNLKVVEDAAQAHGAYWQGQRVGTLGDVACFSFYPGKNLGAYGDGGAVVSQDEDLIRRLRRLANHGRLEKYTHEIEGVNSRLDGLQAAILRVKLRHLDKWNAGRQRHAAHYLEALRGSGVKLPMVHPQAESVWHLFVVRLREREHLQARLKEQGIATGIHYPLPLHQQPAYKYLGVPEGSLPVTEKVASEIVSLPIYAELTTQQVETVSKAIQTVISALQNL; encoded by the coding sequence ATGATCCCACTTGTAGATTTGAAAGCCCAGTATGCCTCAATCCGAACCGATATCGATGCTGCCATGCAAGCGGTACTTGACCAAACTGCCTTTATTGGTGGCGAAGAACTAAAGCAGTTTGAGGCAGAATTTGCAGCCTACTGCGGAGCCAAAGCTTGTGTGGGCGTTGGCAATGGAACCGATGCGCTCTATCTAGCCCTACGGTGTCTCGGCATCGGGCCAGGTGATGAGGTGATTACTGTAGCGCACACCTTTATTGCAACAGCAGAAGCTATCTCCTTAACAGGAGCTAAGCCTGTTTTTGTAGACATCCGGGAAGATACAATGCTAATGAATCCGGATGCCTTAGAAGCAGCAATAACACCCCGAACACGGGCCGTTATTGTTGTTCATCTGTATGGTCAGCCCTGCGAGATGGATCGGATATTGGAAATTGCCCGACACCACAATCTGAAAGTAGTTGAAGATGCAGCTCAGGCCCATGGTGCTTACTGGCAAGGGCAACGAGTGGGAACTCTTGGGGATGTAGCCTGCTTTAGCTTCTATCCCGGTAAGAATTTAGGTGCTTATGGGGATGGCGGTGCAGTGGTTAGCCAAGATGAAGACTTGATTCGTCGTCTTCGCCGGCTGGCCAATCATGGAAGGTTAGAGAAGTACACCCACGAGATTGAGGGAGTTAACAGCCGGTTAGATGGCTTGCAAGCTGCGATCTTAAGGGTAAAATTGCGCCATTTAGATAAGTGGAATGCAGGGAGACAACGACACGCAGCCCATTATCTAGAAGCTTTAAGAGGCAGTGGGGTAAAGCTGCCGATGGTGCATCCACAGGCAGAATCCGTGTGGCACTTATTTGTCGTGCGCCTTAGGGAACGCGAACATCTCCAAGCGCGTCTAAAAGAGCAAGGAATTGCCACAGGTATTCATTACCCATTGCCGCTCCACCAACAACCAGCGTATAAATATTTAGGCGTTCCAGAGGGGTCGTTGCCGGTGACGGAGAAGGTAGCTTCAGAAATTGTCAGCTTGCCAATATACGCGGAGTTAACAACGCAGCAGGTTGAGACAGTTAGTAAGGCAATACAAACAGTCATTAGCGCGTTGCAAAATCTATGA